The proteins below come from a single Zea mays cultivar B73 chromosome 8, Zm-B73-REFERENCE-NAM-5.0, whole genome shotgun sequence genomic window:
- the LOC103635966 gene encoding uncharacterized protein LOC103635966, producing MKTFDPWPVFFRREWKRNWPFLTGFAITGFIITKMTANFTEEDLKNSKFVQEHKKR from the coding sequence ATGAAGACGTTCGACCCGTGGCCGGTCTTCTTCCGCCGGGAGTGGAAGCGCAACTGGCCCTTTCTCACGGGGTTCGCCATCACCGgcttcatcatcaccaagatgACGGCCAACTTCACCGAGGAAGACCTCAAGAACTCCAAGTTCGTCCAGGAACACAAGAAGCGCTGA
- the LOC100382019 gene encoding Phospholipase A1-II 7-like: MVSSGTGSIAKRWRELQGEKSWKGLLEPLDMDLRKSIISYGELVAATGDGFNNEPHSPHVGLCKYGHDDLLTKSGVAAASHYKVTKFVYAWEDSKLTWIGYVAVATDGEGVAALGRRDIVVAWRGSMTGAEWWKDVEVLPTCPWPALGLEDHSVGHGHPCARVHSGFLSLYTEPPKPPKDTNSDMAFFVNGSARDQVLAEVRRLMELHRDEDTSITVVGHSLGSALAILNAIDLVGNGVNSSGLLGGRPPCPVTAIVFACPHVGNDSFRDAFTSFKYLKVLHVKNQQDWVPFLMGWLHDLGVTLHIDTALSHYLKKPNLVTAHSLESYMHAVAGEVGSDGKFRLLVDRDVALVNKSADALKDEYHVPASWWVPHNKNMVKNDQGKWELKDFEQF, from the coding sequence ATGGTGTCGTCCGGAACTGGAAGCATTGCCAAGAGGTGGCGCGAGCTCCAGGGCGAGAAGTCGTGGAAGGGCCTCCTGGAGCCGCTGGACATGGACCTCCGCAAGTCCATCATCTCCTACGGCGAGCTCGTGGCGGCCACCGGCGACGGCTTCAACAACGAGCCGCACTCGCCGCACGTTGGCCTCTGCAAGTACGGCCACGACGACCTGCTGACCAAGTCGGGAGTGGCCGCCGCCAGCCACTACAAGGTGACCAAGTTCGTGTACGCGTGGGAGGATTCGAAGCTCACTTGGATAGGGTACGTCGCGGTGGCCACGGACGGCGAGGGCGTGGCAGCTCTAGGGAGGCGCGACATCGTCGTGGCGTGGCGCGGGTCGATGACAGGCGCGGAATGGTGGAAGGACGTCGAGGTTCTGCCGACGTGTCCCTGGCCGGCGCTGGGCCTGGAGgaccactccgtcgggcacgggcaCCCGTGCGCCCGCGTGCACAGTGGCTTCCTGTCCTTGTACACGGAGCCACCCAAGCCGCCCAAAGACACCAACTCCGACATGGCGTTCTTTGTCAACGGCAGCGCCAGAGACCAGGTTCTGGCGGAGGTGAGGAGGCTGATGGAGCTCCACAGGGACGAAGACACCAGCATCACCGTCGTCGGCCACAGCCTCGGATCGGCGCTGGCCATCCTGAACGCCATCGACCTCGTCGGCAACGGCGTGAACTCCTCCGGCCTCCTCGGCGGGCGGCCTCCGTGCCCGGTGACGGCCATCGTGTTCGCGTGCCCACACGTCGGGAACGACAGTTTCAGAGACGCCTTCACCTCGTTCAAGTACCTCAAGGTCCTCCACGTCAAGAACCAGCAAGATTGGGTGCCGTTTCTCATGGGCTGGCTACATGACCTGGGCGTCACACTGCACATCGACACGGCCCTGTCGCACTACCTCAAGAAGCCCAACCTTGTCACGGCCCACAGCCTTGAGAGCTACATGCACGCCGTCGCCGGCGAGGTGGGAAGCGACGGCAAGTTCAGGCTGCTGGTGGACCGCGACGTGGCGCTGGTGAACAAGAGCGCCGACGCGCTCAAGGACGAGTACCATGTGCCGGCGAGCTGGTGGGTGCCGCACAACAAGAACATGGTCAAGAACGATCAAGGCAAGTGGGAGCTCAAGGATTTTGAGCAATTCTGA